In Cololabis saira isolate AMF1-May2022 chromosome 4, fColSai1.1, whole genome shotgun sequence, one DNA window encodes the following:
- the cldn8.2 gene encoding claudin-8, producing the protein MASYTAYSGYSQPPMSYMPGTYYPEKPDQAYTDYQDSVAEEKKKLEKRKSRNAICCEVVALVIGFIGLIGVAAVTGLPMWKVTAFIEENIIVMETRWEGLWMNCYRQANIRMQCKVYDSLLFLPPDLQAARGLMCSSVAVTTFALIVSAVGMKCTKVVDHRARTKHIVLVAGGCLFLLGCVTTLIPVSWTGHVIITDFYNPLLIDAQRRELGEALYIGWVTSALLFSAGVILLCRHAPRAQEAEQRVVYNPGGSLYQPAYTYQPYSYQPGYQPAYSAPPPASVVYTPSQY; encoded by the coding sequence ATGGCCTCTTACACCGCCTACAGCGGCTATAGCCAACCCCCCATGTCTTACATGCCGGGGACTTACTACCCAGAGAAGCCGGACCAGGCATATACAGACTACCAAGACTCCGTggctgaggaaaaaaagaaacttgaaAAGAGGAAAAGTCGGAATGCCATCTGCTGTGAGGTTGTGGCCCTCGTCATCGGCTTCATCGGACTGATCGGAGTCGCGGCCGTGACCGGCTTGCCCATGTGGAAAGTAACAGCCTTCATCGAGGAGAACATCATCGTGATGGAGACTCGCTGGGAGGGCTTGTGGATGAACTGCTACAGACAAGCCAACATCAGGATGCAGTGCAAGGTGTACGACTCCCTGCTGTTTCTGCCCCCGGATCTGCAGGCCGCCAGGGGTCTGATGTGCAGCTCCGTGGCTGTGACCACATTTGCCCTCATCGTCTCGGCAGTGGGGATGAAATGCACTAAAGTGGTGGACCATCGTGCTCGGACGAAGCACATCGTGCTCGTGGCCGGAGGCTGTCTCTTCCTCTTGGGTTGCGTGACGACTCTGATCCCCGTGTCCTGGACCGGACACGTCATCATCACAGATTTCTACAACCCCCTGCTGATCGACGCCCAGCGCAGGGAGCTCGGGGAGGCTCTCTACATCGGCTGGGTGACCTCTGCCCTGCTTTTCTCTGCTGGGGTGATCCTGCTGTGCCGTCACGCTCCGCGTGCCCAGGAAGCGGAGCAGAGGGTCGTGTACAACCCCGGGGGAAGCCTCTACCAGCCCGCTTACACGTACCAGCCATACTCGTACCAGCCAGGATACCAACCTGCGTACTCCGCACCCCCACCAGCATCGGTAGTGTACACACCGAGTCAATACTAG
- the LOC133442433 gene encoding claudin-8-like produces the protein MIEGVSELAAVCVGLIGLVGAAATTGLPMWKVTAFIGENIIVMETRWEGLWMNCFRQSNIRMQCKVYDSLLFLPPDLQAARGLMCSSLALSGLGLLVALAGMRCTSCFQGSKWSKTIILIVAGFMQFMACICVFIPVSWTGHVIITDFYNPLLIDAQRRELGEALYIGWVTGAFLFASALLFLCRRVPKDEGSFDVYHPVNLMDYKTAHNKPAPMRYHPISTLSSLRSTPYHNSLQNNASIGQQLAVPLQNIPQVMTNDGAMINPSMVYNPALPENASLFRQGSMAHHSSLPSFNPAGSLYTPANSLYMSQNTNPYSTYTGHPMSSYQSSFHPVPQTPIFITYKESRLHPETHSGSSGGMYI, from the coding sequence ATGATTGAAGGTGTTTCTGAGCTAGCTGCAGTGTGTGTGGGCCTCATCGGGTTGGTCGGTGCAGCGGCCACGACCGGGTTGCCCATGTGGAAGGTGACGGCTTTCATCGGGGAGAACATCATCGTGATGGAGACTCGCTGGGAGGGCTTGTGGATGAACTGCTTCAGGCAATCCAACATCAGGATGCAGTGCAAAGTGTACGACTCCCTGCTGTTTCTGCCCCCGGACCTCCAGGCCGCCAGGGGTCTGATGTGCAGCTCTCTGGCCTTGTCCGGGCTGGGGCTCTTGGTGGCTCTTGCCGGGATGAGATGCACTTCCTGTTTCCAGGGCAGCAAATGGTCAAAAACCATTATTCTCATTGTAGCAGGGTTTATGCAGTTCATGGCTTGCATCTGCGTTTTCATCCCTGTGTCATGGACTGGTCACGTCATCATTACGGATTTTTACAATCCTTTGCTGATCGATGCCCAGAGGAGGGAGCTGGGAGAAGCTCTCTACATCGGTTGGGTGACCGGCGCCTTCCTTTTTGCATCCGCCTTGTTGTTTCTCTGCCGCCGTGTACCCAAGGATGAAGGCTCATTTGATGTTTATCACCCTGTCAACTTGATGGATTACAAGACAGCACATAACAAACCAGCTCCGATGAGGTACCATCCCATCTCCACTCTTTCCAGCCTCCGGTCAACTCCATACCACAACTCTCTGCAGAACAACGCTTCCATCGGACAACAACTTGCGGTGCCATTGCAAAATATCCCACAAGTAATGACAAATGACGGAGCCATGATAAACCCCTCTATGGTCTATAACCCTGCTCTTCCTGAAAACGCTTCCTTGTTCCGTCAAGGAAGCATGGCTCACCATTCTTCACTACCTAGTTTTAACCCTGCTGGAAGCCTGTATACTCCAGCAAACTCCTTGTACATGAGCCAAAATACCAATCCATATTCAACTTATACTGGCCATCCTATGTCATCGTATCAGTCCAGCTTTCATCCAGTTCCACAAACTCCTATTTTTATAACATATAAGGAGTCAAGGCTTCATCCAGAGACTCACAGTGGGAGCAGCGGGGGAATGTACATATAA
- the cldn8.1 gene encoding claudin-8, producing the protein MANSALEIVALLLTLIGLIGAAASTGMPMWRVTAFIGENIIVFETRYEGLWMNCFRQASIRMQCKVYDSLLALSPDLQAARGLMCCALALAGIGLLISLVGMQCTSCIVNNDRAKRLVLIIAGTMVMLACICVLIPVSWTGHVIITDFYNPLLIDAQRRELGEALYIGWVASAFLFAGGCMFICCNIQSEGKGSEMYAYSRNSDYRAFTPQPLLPLQPQQLVLVPQPQPQPQPMLSRQPSTNYSYHSRYPSVRSGVAYL; encoded by the coding sequence ATGGCCAACTCAGCACTGGAGATAGTGGCTCTTTTATTGACCCTGATCGGGCTGATCGGAGCAGCTGCGAGCACCGGAATGCCAATGTGGCGGGTCACAGCCTTCATCGGGGAGAACATCATAGTGTTTGAGACTCGCTACGAGGGTTTGTGGATGAACTGCTTCAGGCAAGCCAGCATCAGGATGCAGTGCAAGGTGTACGACTCTCTCCTGGCCCTCTCCCCTGACCTGCAAGCAGCAAGAGGGCTGATGTGCTGCGCTCTCGCACTGGCTGGGATCGGTCTGCTGATCAGCTTAGTTGGGATGCAGTGCACATCTTGTATTGTGAACAATGACAGGGCAAAGCGACTGGTCCTCATCATTGCAGGCACCATGGTTATGTTGGCTTGCATCTGTGTCCTCATCCCCGTGTCCTGGACCGGCCATGTCATCATCACAGACTTCTACAACCCCCTGCTGATCGACGCCCAGCGCAGGGAGCTCGGAGAAGCTCTCTACATCGGCTGGGTAGCCTCTGCGTTCTTATTTGCTGGCGGATGCATGTTTATCTGTTGTAATATTCAGTCTGAAGGCAAAGGGTCAGAGATGTACGCGTACTCCAGGAACTCGGACTACAGGGCCTTTACTCCACAGCCTCTGCTGCCTCTGCAGCCCCAGCAGCTGGTGCTAGTCCCTCAACCTCAACCTCAACCTCAGCCCATGCTGTCAAGACAACCATCAACTAACTACAGCTACCACTCAAGATACCCCTCTGTACGCAGCGGAGTCGCTTATCTCTGA